Proteins encoded in a region of the Anopheles ziemanni chromosome 2, idAnoZiCoDA_A2_x.2, whole genome shotgun sequence genome:
- the LOC131289654 gene encoding uncharacterized protein LOC131289654 has translation MPNIVFYTLDLSPPCRAIELTVKALGLELERKTVDVLGGAHLKPEFLKLNPQHTVPVLDDDGTILIESHAIMIYLVRKYGKDDTLYPTDLVEQARVNAMLYFETGVLFARIRFITEHVFSRHHADIPDDRIEYVQAAYRLLEDSLTEDFVAGPKMTIADFSCISTVASLMAFIPMEQSTHPKICAWVERMKQRLPHYEELNGNGATALAKAIRTLNMTKLVLYTLHLSPPCRAVELTAKALGLELEQKEVNLLAGDHLKPEFLKLNPQHTIPVLVDADGTVVSESHAIMIYLVTKYAKDDTLYPKDPAKQARVNAALHFESGVLFARMRFIFERILFYGKSDIPEDRAEYVQKSYRLLEDTLTEDFIAGPGITIADFSCISTISSIVGVVPMDEAEYPKIYGWIARLKQLPYYEEANGGGGTALGKFVLQKREENAKA, from the exons ATGCCGAACATTGTGTTTTACACACTGGATTTGAGTCCCCCGTGTCGCGCCATTGAACTGACGGTGAAGGCGCTGGGTTTGGAGTTGGAGCGAAAGACGGTGGACGTGTTGGGGGGTGCCCATTTAAAACCTGAGTTTTTAAAA CTAAATCCGCAACATACGGTCCCGGTGCTAGACGACGATGGAACGATCCTGATCGAGAGTCACGCCATCATGATCTATTTGGTACGAAAGTACGGCAAGGACGATACGCTCTACCCGACGGATCTGGTCGAGCAGGCTCGCGTCAACGCCATGCTGTATTTTGAAACGGGAGTTTTGTTTGCCCGGATCAGGTTCATTACC GAACACGTCTTTTCCAGACATCACGCCGATATACCGGACGATCGGATCGAGTACGTTCAGGCGGCTTATCGATTGCTGGAGGACAGCTTGACGGAGGACTTTGTGGCCGGTCCGAAGATGACGATCGCCGATTTCAGTTGCATCTCCACGGTGGCCTCCCTGATGGCCTTCATACCGATGGAGCAGTCGACGCATCCCAAAATCTGCGCCTGGGTCGAGCGCATGAAGCAGCGTCTTCCGCACTACGAGGAGCTGAACGGAAATGGAGCTACCGCATTGGCGAAGGCCATTCGCACG CTCAATATGACGAAGCTGGTCCTGTACACTCTTCATCTGAGCCCTCCGTGCCGTGCGGTGGAGCTTACCGCGAAGGCTTTGGGGCTGGAGTTGGAGCAGAAGGAAGTGAACTTGCTCGCGGGCGATCATTTGAAGCCGGAGTTTTTGAAG CTCAATCCACAGCACACGATTCCGGTGCTAGTAGATGCCGATGGTACGGTCGTTAGCGAGAGTCACGCGATTATGATCTATCTCGTGACAAAGTACGCCAAGGATGACACGCTCTACCCGAAGGATCCGGCCAAGCAGGCACGCGTCAACGCTGCGTTACACTTTGAATCCGGTGTCCTCTTCGCTCGGATGCGGTTCATTTTT GAACGCATTCTGTTCTACGGAAAGTCGGACATTCCCGAGGATCGCGCCGAGTACGTCCAGAAGTCGTACCGTTTGCTAGAGGACACCTTGACTGAGGACTTTATCGCCGGTCCGGGCATTACGATTGCCGATTTCAGCTGCATCTCAACCATCTCGTCGATCGTGGGCGTTGTGCCGATGGACGAGGCCGAGTATCCGAAGATTTACGGCTGGATCGCGCGCTTGAAGCAATTGCCGTACTACGAGGAAGCCAACGGGGGTGGTGGAACTGCACTGGGCAAGTTTGTTCTCCAGAAAAGGGAGGAGAATGCCAAGGCGTAG
- the LOC131283077 gene encoding glutathione S-transferase 1-like, whose protein sequence is MSKLVLYTNQKSPPCRAVKLTARALGVDLNEKEMTLVRGDKLMEEFRKVSPQHTIPVLDDSGTIITASHAIMIYLVCKYGKDDDSLYPNDLVHRARVHTALHLESGVIFSRLSFLFEPVIYSGKSYFHSDRVEHIRKAYRLLEDSLVDDYVVGSSLTIADFSCISSIATLVGVVPLDEEKFPKISAWMNRMKELPYYEEANGAGALELAEFVLGKKELNATQYL, encoded by the exons ATGTCCAAGTTGGTACTCTACACGAATCAAAAGAGCCCGCCCTGTCGGGCGGTAAAATTGACCGCCCGAGCACTCGGGGTGGACCTAAACGAGAAGGAGATGACTCTGGTGCGTGGCGACAAGCTGATGGAAGAGTTTAGGAAG GTCAGTCCACAGCACACGATACCGGTGCTGGACGATAGTGGGACCATTATCACCGCCAGTCACGCCATCATGATCTATCTCGTGTGCAAGTATGGGAAAGATGATGACAGTCTCTACCCGAACGATCTCGTCCACCGAGCCCGTGTCCATACGGCCCTTCACCTGGAGTCGGGAGTTATCTTTTCGCGGTTAAGTTTCTTATTT GAACCGGTGATTTATTCCGGTAAATCGTACTTCCACTCGGACCGGGTCGAGCACATCCGCAAAGCGTACCGTCTGCTGGAGGATTCCTTGGTGGATGATTATGTCGTGGGGAGCAGTCTAACGATTGCGGACTTTAGCTGCATCTCGAGCATTGCCACGCTGGTTGGGGTCGTGCCGCTCGATGAGGAAAAGTTCCCGAAAATCTCCGCCTGGATGAATCGCATGAAGGAACTTCCGTACTACGAGGAGGCGAACGGTGCCGGAGCGCTCGAGTTGGCCGAGTTTGTGCTGGGGAAGAAGGAACTGAACGCGACACAGTACTTGTAA
- the LOC131293675 gene encoding glutathione S-transferase 1-like — MAPIVLYSTRRTPAGRAVELTAKLLGLELDVQYIDLTKKEQLTPEFLKMNPMHTVPTVNDNGVPLYDSHAIIIYLVSKYGKDDSLYPKNDLVKQANINALLHFESGVLFARLRWILEPVFYWGQTEVPQEKIDLVLKAYELLEATLTNGGSDYLVGSTITLADVSVSTSLSTLNALFPADATKYPSVVAYLKRLEQTLPNYKEINTDRANEALQLYNQKLGKA, encoded by the exons ATGGCCCCGATTGTGTTGTATAGTACGCGCCGTACGCCGGCCGGCAGAGCCGTGGAGCTGACCGCGAAGTTGCTCGGTTTGGAGCTAGACGTGCAGTACATCGACCTCACGAAGAAGGAACAATTGACGCCCGAATTCCTGAAG ATGAATCCAATGCACACGGTCCCGACGGTCAACGATAACGGTGTGCCACTGTACGACAGCCATGCCATCATTATCTACCTGGTGTCCAAGTACGGCAAGGACGACAGTCTCTACCCGAAGAACGATCTGGTCAAGCAGGCGAACATCAACGCGCTGCTTCACTTCGAATCGGGCGTCCTGTTCGCTCGGTTGCGTTGGATCTTGGAACCGGTATTCTACTGGGGACAGACGGAGGTACCGCAGGAGAAGATCGACTTGGTGCTGAAGGCCTACGAACTGCTGGAGGCCACCCTGACGAACGGTGGATCGGATTATCTCGTCGGAAGCACGATCACGCTGGCGGACGTCAGTGTTAGTACGTCACTGAGTACCCTGAATGCCCTGTTCCCGGCCGACGCCACCAAGTACCCGTCGGTGGTGGCCTACCTGAAGCGCCTGGAGCAAACGTTGCCGAACTATAAGGAGATCAACACTGACCGTGCGAACGAAGCGCTTCAGCTGTATAATCAAAAACTGGGCAAGGCATAA